CAGGTGTCATCTTTGATGCGAGCAGCGCGTGACCAAAAGTGGGCGGAAACTGGAAAGCAGGCACGCAAAAAGCATGATCCAAACCTGAAGATCGAAGCCAACCCACGGCAAATCAGCCACCGTTGGCATGAATATGCGACATTTGATCATCTGTTTCGCGGCTGGCTGGCGGCGCGGCCCAACCCGCGTTTCACGGTTGAATATCGCGAGATGTTCCGGCCCGGCTTCAAAGAAAAGATCTGCGCCCAACTGGGCGTGGAAGTGGACCCGGCCATGGAGAGCCCCTTGGTCAAGCAAAACCCCAATACCATTGCCGACCGTTTCGCAGAGCCGGGCCCAATCCGCTATTATTTTAAAAAGATCGGCTATGGCGGCTGGTTAGACGACGAATTGTGACCGCCCCATTGCGTATACTTTATTACAACTGGGTTGATTACCTTGATGACGAACGCCGCGGGGGCGGGGTGACCGTCTATCAGCGCAACCTGATGGCGGCGCTGGATGATCAACCGGAGGTGAAGGCATATTTCCTCTCTGCTGGAGTGGCGCATGATCTGCGCAGCGGGCCGCCCCG
The Sulfitobacter sp. D7 DNA segment above includes these coding regions:
- a CDS encoding sulfotransferase, with the protein product MASVLRKLETLRSSSGEAAQHKFLIIGLPRSGTTYLMTLLNAHARISCEGEHYNPYAVIQDDHDSSHEAVVGRDSDPVGHMEQFFAQPQAVGVTHAGFKFMIGHNVRVLQQLEQMPDVTLIYVWRENRLAQVSSLMRAARDQKWAETGKQARKKHDPNLKIEANPRQISHRWHEYATFDHLFRGWLAARPNPRFTVEYREMFRPGFKEKICAQLGVEVDPAMESPLVKQNPNTIADRFAEPGPIRYYFKKIGYGGWLDDEL